In Anopheles gambiae chromosome 2, idAnoGambNW_F1_1, whole genome shotgun sequence, a single window of DNA contains:
- the LOC1281858 gene encoding Golgi apparatus protein 1 isoform X1 — MHKTTSMGACSAVTIVWAVLVATLAGQCRGAGVPLSSPVKLIDEPACAQLKTLCPKSASTAEDIKALECVQSLHPEQIDSLEPECQHMIWLHTTALMDDANLKRLIQKGCPKDFQQFPCSQSEEPGQYLACIIDHRSAAKGNGCINYIKRLEWVAFSDYRFIKRFLAHCTRDIEALGCGRVAAGNDREKMSQGETVACLQSSLDNLNEECKREVLHLSEVQSEDITLDRQLDVACVNDAFRFCQSLAPGSPQLLKCLMKHRNDPDMTKNCQQQLLRRDRLVVHDYKVSRGLTRACKEDIKTYRCRRGVSDDKDVRLAQILLCLEAVQKNSTKLMPECVAEINDHRKMLLNDYKLSPEILTGCENDIEKFCSNLDAGGKTIHCLMEHARLKKKKDRRVTDMCLRALETLVKITDVGEDWRVDPVLRKACKPVVDVACSDTDGGDARVMSCLMEKLGTNYMNVECESALLQIQYFVARDFKLDPQLYRNCKDDAIRFCKAKKTWADLDTAQMDPERGPLILPCLHRYAYPEKEEMRLKPECLQEVKRVMRQRAKSVDLIPEVEDECLDDLAYFCFDKTAKGEEMQCLQDNLEKLQEACKAAVSRYTEEEAAHVELNPIIMSVCGDAMEKHCANVLKTGRDEGDMMECLIGAKNLPDMREDVKCRAAIEHFQIISLKSFHFTYKFKEACRLHVSRFCSKCTTKYEVVACLSEVMRNDTIKEAKHSIPKECRQQVRAQLYQQRENIDFDPKLKAACKEDIARHCPQIPHGSGQVNTNNVLECLQTHHGDLTEACHHQIFSIKKSELTDSATDYTLLNTCKDMIRQYCHDTEPSKMLHCLKLHKDETLFDDRCHLVVVNRMIEQNLDYRFNPALQTACSKNIAEYCTPIIRNAKQNEELNGKVIDCLKIRFREGKLLPECEKQMTEVLHERALNYKLNPLLQSVCHDEIQVLCSAVSETDTNEDHGAVEECLKQAFIDKKLINRACKVEVAELIQEGKADIYADPLLQRACSVDLLKYCSHIQSGNGRLLKCLEGILQGESKALEDDCKNKLLTRLEMFQNAAAVSSAEVALVGLFKLNRFPLPSSIPSLFHRRKTSISCTTRWLRRPPSTTFCSCCSASSASSSSLGCCVDA, encoded by the exons ATGCACAAAACAACCAGCATGGGTGCGTGCAGTGCGGTAACAATTGTTTGGGCGGTGCTCGTCGCTACCCTTGCTGGGCAGTGCCGCGGAGCGGGAGTGCCCTTGTCCAGTCCGGTGAAGCTGATCGACGAGCCAGCGTGCGCACAGCTGAAAACGCTCTGCCCGAAGAGTGCCTCGACGGCGGAAGACATTAAAGCGCTGGAGTGCGTCCAGTCGCTGCATCCGGAGCAGATCGACAGTCTCGAGCCGGAATGCCAACATATGATCTGGCTGCATACGACGGCCCTGATGGACGATGCGAACCTGAAGCGCTTGATACAGAAAGGGTGCCCGAAGGACTTTCAGCAGTTCCCGTGCTCCCAGAGCGAAGAGCCGGGCCAGTACTTGGCCTGCATCATCGACCATCGAAGCGCGGCGAAAGGCAACGGTTGCATCAACTACATAAAGCGCCTGGAATGGGTGGCCTTCTCCGACTACCGGTTCATTAAGCGGTTCCTTGCGCACTGTACGCGCGACATTGAAGCGCTGGGCTGTGGCCGGGTGGCCGCTGGCAACGATCGGGAAAAGATGTCCCAGGGTGAAACGGTTGCCTGCCTGCAAAGCTCGCTGGACAACCTGAACGAGGAGTGCAAACGGGAAGTGCTCCATCTGTCCGAAGTTCAGTCGGAAGACATTACGCTCGATCGGCAGCTGGATGTGGCGTgcgtgaacgatgccttccgCTTCTGCCAGTCACTCGCACCGGGATCGCCCCAGCTGCTCAAGTGTCTCATGAAGCACCGGAACGATCCGGACATGACGAAAAactgccagcagcagctcctgcGCCGCGATCGGCTCGTGGTACACGACTACAAAGTGTCACGCGGACTTACGCGCGCGTGTAAGGAAGACATCAAGACGTACCGGTGCAGGCGGGGCGTGTCCGACGATAAGGATGTGCGGCTGGCGCAGATCCTGCTCTGCCTCGAGGCGGTACAGAAGAACAGCACCAAGCTGATGCCGGAGTGCGTGGCCGAAATCAACGACCACCGGAAGATGCTGCTGAACGACTACAAACTATCGCCCGAGATATTGACCGGGTGTGAGAATGACATTGAAAAGTTTTGCAGCAACCTGGACGCGGGAGGAAAAACCATCCACTGTCTGATGGAGCACGCCcggttgaagaagaaaaaggacagGCGTGTCACGGACATGTGTCTGCGGGCGCTGGAAACGCTGGTGAAGATTACGGACGTGGGGGAAGATTGGCGCGTTGATCCCGTGCTGCGAAAGGCTTGCAAGCCGGTGGTGGACGTTGCCTGTTCCGACACGGATGGAGGCGATGCCAGGGTAATGTCCTGCTTGATGGAAAAACTGGGCACCAACTACATGAACGTGGAGTGCGAATCGGCACTGCTGCAGATACAGTACTTTGTGGCACGGGACTTTAAGCTAGATCCGCAGCTTTATCG CAACTGCAAGGACGACGCGATCCGGTTTTGTAAAGCGAAAAAGACCTGGGCCGATCTCGACACGGCACAGATGGATCCGGAACGTGGTCCGCTCATACTGCCCTGTCTGCACCGGTACGCGTACCCGGAGAAGGAAGAGATGCGCTTGAAGCCGGAATGCCTGCAAGAGGTGAAGCGCGTCATGCGTCAGCGGGCAAAGTCCGTCGATCTCATACCGGAGGTGGAGGACGAGTGTTTGGACGATTTGGCCTACTTTTGCTTCGACAAAACGGCCAAAGGCGAGGAGATGCAGTGCCTGCAGGACAATCTCGAGAAGCTGCAGGAGGCGTGCAAAGCGGCCGTTTCGCGGTACACCGAAGAGGAAGCCGCTCACGTCGAGCTGAACCCCATCATCATGTCCGTGTGTGGCGATGCGATGGAGAAGCATTGTGCGAACGTGCTGAAAACCGGGCGCGACGAGGGCGACATGATGGAGTGTCTGATCGGGGCGAAGAATCTGCCGGACATGCGCGAAGACGTCAAGTGCCGGGCGGCGATCGAACACTTTCAGATCATCTCGCTCAAAAGCTTCCACTTTACGTACAAGTTCAAGGAGGCGTGCCGGCTGCACGTGTCCCGCTTTTGCAGCAAATGCACCACCAAGTACGAGGTGGTGGCCTGCCTGAGCGAGGTGATGCGCAACGATACGATCAAGGAGGCGAAACATTCCATCCCGAAGGAGTGCCGGCAGCAGGTGCGCGCCCAGCTGTACCAGCAGCGCGAGAACATCGACTTCGATCCGAAGCTGAAGGCCGCCTGCAAGGAGGACATTGCACGCCACTGTCCACAGATACCGCACGGTTCGGGACAGGTGAATACGAACAAT GTGCTGGAGTGCTTGCAAACCCATCACGGCGATCTGACGGAAGCGTGCCATCATCAGATATTTTCCATCAAAAAGTCGGAACTCACGGACAGTGCCACGGACTACACGCTGCTCAACACCTGCAAGGACATGATTCGCCAGTACTGCCACGATACGGAACCCTCCAAGATGCTCCACTGTCTGAAGCTGCACAAGGACGAAACACTGTTCGACGATCGCTGCcatctggtggtggtgaatcGGATGATCGAGCAGAATCTAGACTATCGGTTTAATCCGGCGTTGCAGACGGCGTGCTCGAAGAACATTGCCGAATACTGTACGCCCATCATACGCAACGCCAAGCAGAACGAGGAGCTGAACGGGAAGGTGATCGATTGTTTGAAGATTCGGTTCCGCGAGGGTAAACTGCTGCCGGAGTGTGAAAAGCAGATGACGGAGGTGCTGCACGAACGGGCGCTGAACTATAAGCTTAACCCGCTGCTGCAGAGCGTATGCCACGATGAGATACAGGTGCTGTGCAGTGCCGTTTCCGAGACGGACACGAACGAAGACCATGGAGCAGTCGAGGAGTGTCTGAAGCAGGCGTTCATCGACAAGAAGTTGATTAACCGGGCGTGCAAGGTGGAGGTCGCTGAGCTGATTCAGGAGGGCAAGGCGGACATTTATGCCGATCCGTTGCTGCAGCGGGCTTGCTCGGTAGACTTGCTGAAATACTGCTCCCACATACAAAGCGGCAATGGACGCT TACTTAAATGTTTGGAAGGAATTCTGCAAGGAGAGAGCAAAGCATTGGAGGATGATTGCAAGAACAAGCTGTTGACCCGCTTGGAAATGTTCCAGAATGCTGCTGCGGTAAGTAGTGCGGAGGTGGCCTTGGTAGGCCTTTTCAAACTAAATCGGTTTCCGCTTCCTTCCTCCATTCCCAGTTTGTTCCACCGGCGGAAAACCTCCATCAGCTGTACAACCAGGTGGTTGCGTCGCCCTCCAAGCACTACTTTTTGCTCGTGTTGTTCAGCTTCATCGGCATCATCTTCATCTTTGGGCTGCTGTGTGGACGCGTGA
- the LOC1281858 gene encoding Golgi apparatus protein 1 isoform X4, which yields MHKTTSMGACSAVTIVWAVLVATLAGQCRGAGVPLSSPVKLIDEPACAQLKTLCPKSASTAEDIKALECVQSLHPEQIDSLEPECQHMIWLHTTALMDDANLKRLIQKGCPKDFQQFPCSQSEEPGQYLACIIDHRSAAKGNGCINYIKRLEWVAFSDYRFIKRFLAHCTRDIEALGCGRVAAGNDREKMSQGETVACLQSSLDNLNEECKREVLHLSEVQSEDITLDRQLDVACVNDAFRFCQSLAPGSPQLLKCLMKHRNDPDMTKNCQQQLLRRDRLVVHDYKVSRGLTRACKEDIKTYRCRRGVSDDKDVRLAQILLCLEAVQKNSTKLMPECVAEINDHRKMLLNDYKLSPEILTGCENDIEKFCSNLDAGGKTIHCLMEHARLKKKKDRRVTDMCLRALETLVKITDVGEDWRVDPVLRKACKPVVDVACSDTDGGDARVMSCLMEKLGTNYMNVECESALLQIQYFVARDFKLDPQLYRNCKDDAIRFCKAKKTWADLDTAQMDPERGPLILPCLHRYAYPEKEEMRLKPECLQEVKRVMRQRAKSVDLIPEVEDECLDDLAYFCFDKTAKGEEMQCLQDNLEKLQEACKAAVSRYTEEEAAHVELNPIIMSVCGDAMEKHCANVLKTGRDEGDMMECLIGAKNLPDMREDVKCRAAIEHFQIISLKSFHFTYKFKEACRLHVSRFCSKCTTKYEVVACLSEVMRNDTIKEAKHSIPKECRQQVRAQLYQQRENIDFDPKLKAACKEDIARHCPQIPHGSGQVLECLQTHHGDLTEACHHQIFSIKKSELTDSATDYTLLNTCKDMIRQYCHDTEPSKMLHCLKLHKDETLFDDRCHLVVVNRMIEQNLDYRFNPALQTACSKNIAEYCTPIIRNAKQNEELNGKVIDCLKIRFREGKLLPECEKQMTEVLHERALNYKLNPLLQSVCHDEIQVLCSAVSETDTNEDHGAVEECLKQAFIDKKLINRACKVEVAELIQEGKADIYADPLLQRACSVDLLKYCSHIQSGNGRLLKCLEGILQGESKALEDDCKNKLLTRLEMFQNAAAFVPPAENLHQLYNQVVASPSKHYFLLVLFSFIGIIFIFGLLCGRVTHRTMALKNK from the exons ATGCACAAAACAACCAGCATGGGTGCGTGCAGTGCGGTAACAATTGTTTGGGCGGTGCTCGTCGCTACCCTTGCTGGGCAGTGCCGCGGAGCGGGAGTGCCCTTGTCCAGTCCGGTGAAGCTGATCGACGAGCCAGCGTGCGCACAGCTGAAAACGCTCTGCCCGAAGAGTGCCTCGACGGCGGAAGACATTAAAGCGCTGGAGTGCGTCCAGTCGCTGCATCCGGAGCAGATCGACAGTCTCGAGCCGGAATGCCAACATATGATCTGGCTGCATACGACGGCCCTGATGGACGATGCGAACCTGAAGCGCTTGATACAGAAAGGGTGCCCGAAGGACTTTCAGCAGTTCCCGTGCTCCCAGAGCGAAGAGCCGGGCCAGTACTTGGCCTGCATCATCGACCATCGAAGCGCGGCGAAAGGCAACGGTTGCATCAACTACATAAAGCGCCTGGAATGGGTGGCCTTCTCCGACTACCGGTTCATTAAGCGGTTCCTTGCGCACTGTACGCGCGACATTGAAGCGCTGGGCTGTGGCCGGGTGGCCGCTGGCAACGATCGGGAAAAGATGTCCCAGGGTGAAACGGTTGCCTGCCTGCAAAGCTCGCTGGACAACCTGAACGAGGAGTGCAAACGGGAAGTGCTCCATCTGTCCGAAGTTCAGTCGGAAGACATTACGCTCGATCGGCAGCTGGATGTGGCGTgcgtgaacgatgccttccgCTTCTGCCAGTCACTCGCACCGGGATCGCCCCAGCTGCTCAAGTGTCTCATGAAGCACCGGAACGATCCGGACATGACGAAAAactgccagcagcagctcctgcGCCGCGATCGGCTCGTGGTACACGACTACAAAGTGTCACGCGGACTTACGCGCGCGTGTAAGGAAGACATCAAGACGTACCGGTGCAGGCGGGGCGTGTCCGACGATAAGGATGTGCGGCTGGCGCAGATCCTGCTCTGCCTCGAGGCGGTACAGAAGAACAGCACCAAGCTGATGCCGGAGTGCGTGGCCGAAATCAACGACCACCGGAAGATGCTGCTGAACGACTACAAACTATCGCCCGAGATATTGACCGGGTGTGAGAATGACATTGAAAAGTTTTGCAGCAACCTGGACGCGGGAGGAAAAACCATCCACTGTCTGATGGAGCACGCCcggttgaagaagaaaaaggacagGCGTGTCACGGACATGTGTCTGCGGGCGCTGGAAACGCTGGTGAAGATTACGGACGTGGGGGAAGATTGGCGCGTTGATCCCGTGCTGCGAAAGGCTTGCAAGCCGGTGGTGGACGTTGCCTGTTCCGACACGGATGGAGGCGATGCCAGGGTAATGTCCTGCTTGATGGAAAAACTGGGCACCAACTACATGAACGTGGAGTGCGAATCGGCACTGCTGCAGATACAGTACTTTGTGGCACGGGACTTTAAGCTAGATCCGCAGCTTTATCG CAACTGCAAGGACGACGCGATCCGGTTTTGTAAAGCGAAAAAGACCTGGGCCGATCTCGACACGGCACAGATGGATCCGGAACGTGGTCCGCTCATACTGCCCTGTCTGCACCGGTACGCGTACCCGGAGAAGGAAGAGATGCGCTTGAAGCCGGAATGCCTGCAAGAGGTGAAGCGCGTCATGCGTCAGCGGGCAAAGTCCGTCGATCTCATACCGGAGGTGGAGGACGAGTGTTTGGACGATTTGGCCTACTTTTGCTTCGACAAAACGGCCAAAGGCGAGGAGATGCAGTGCCTGCAGGACAATCTCGAGAAGCTGCAGGAGGCGTGCAAAGCGGCCGTTTCGCGGTACACCGAAGAGGAAGCCGCTCACGTCGAGCTGAACCCCATCATCATGTCCGTGTGTGGCGATGCGATGGAGAAGCATTGTGCGAACGTGCTGAAAACCGGGCGCGACGAGGGCGACATGATGGAGTGTCTGATCGGGGCGAAGAATCTGCCGGACATGCGCGAAGACGTCAAGTGCCGGGCGGCGATCGAACACTTTCAGATCATCTCGCTCAAAAGCTTCCACTTTACGTACAAGTTCAAGGAGGCGTGCCGGCTGCACGTGTCCCGCTTTTGCAGCAAATGCACCACCAAGTACGAGGTGGTGGCCTGCCTGAGCGAGGTGATGCGCAACGATACGATCAAGGAGGCGAAACATTCCATCCCGAAGGAGTGCCGGCAGCAGGTGCGCGCCCAGCTGTACCAGCAGCGCGAGAACATCGACTTCGATCCGAAGCTGAAGGCCGCCTGCAAGGAGGACATTGCACGCCACTGTCCACAGATACCGCACGGTTCGGGACAG GTGCTGGAGTGCTTGCAAACCCATCACGGCGATCTGACGGAAGCGTGCCATCATCAGATATTTTCCATCAAAAAGTCGGAACTCACGGACAGTGCCACGGACTACACGCTGCTCAACACCTGCAAGGACATGATTCGCCAGTACTGCCACGATACGGAACCCTCCAAGATGCTCCACTGTCTGAAGCTGCACAAGGACGAAACACTGTTCGACGATCGCTGCcatctggtggtggtgaatcGGATGATCGAGCAGAATCTAGACTATCGGTTTAATCCGGCGTTGCAGACGGCGTGCTCGAAGAACATTGCCGAATACTGTACGCCCATCATACGCAACGCCAAGCAGAACGAGGAGCTGAACGGGAAGGTGATCGATTGTTTGAAGATTCGGTTCCGCGAGGGTAAACTGCTGCCGGAGTGTGAAAAGCAGATGACGGAGGTGCTGCACGAACGGGCGCTGAACTATAAGCTTAACCCGCTGCTGCAGAGCGTATGCCACGATGAGATACAGGTGCTGTGCAGTGCCGTTTCCGAGACGGACACGAACGAAGACCATGGAGCAGTCGAGGAGTGTCTGAAGCAGGCGTTCATCGACAAGAAGTTGATTAACCGGGCGTGCAAGGTGGAGGTCGCTGAGCTGATTCAGGAGGGCAAGGCGGACATTTATGCCGATCCGTTGCTGCAGCGGGCTTGCTCGGTAGACTTGCTGAAATACTGCTCCCACATACAAAGCGGCAATGGACGCT TACTTAAATGTTTGGAAGGAATTCTGCAAGGAGAGAGCAAAGCATTGGAGGATGATTGCAAGAACAAGCTGTTGACCCGCTTGGAAATGTTCCAGAATGCTGCTGCG TTTGTTCCACCGGCGGAAAACCTCCATCAGCTGTACAACCAGGTGGTTGCGTCGCCCTCCAAGCACTACTTTTTGCTCGTGTTGTTCAGCTTCATCGGCATCATCTTCATCTTTGGGCTGCTGTGTGGACGCGTGACGCACCGTACGATGGCCCTGAAGAACAAGTAG
- the LOC1281858 gene encoding Golgi apparatus protein 1 isoform X2, with protein MHKTTSMGACSAVTIVWAVLVATLAGQCRGAGVPLSSPVKLIDEPACAQLKTLCPKSASTAEDIKALECVQSLHPEQIDSLEPECQHMIWLHTTALMDDANLKRLIQKGCPKDFQQFPCSQSEEPGQYLACIIDHRSAAKGNGCINYIKRLEWVAFSDYRFIKRFLAHCTRDIEALGCGRVAAGNDREKMSQGETVACLQSSLDNLNEECKREVLHLSEVQSEDITLDRQLDVACVNDAFRFCQSLAPGSPQLLKCLMKHRNDPDMTKNCQQQLLRRDRLVVHDYKVSRGLTRACKEDIKTYRCRRGVSDDKDVRLAQILLCLEAVQKNSTKLMPECVAEINDHRKMLLNDYKLSPEILTGCENDIEKFCSNLDAGGKTIHCLMEHARLKKKKDRRVTDMCLRALETLVKITDVGEDWRVDPVLRKACKPVVDVACSDTDGGDARVMSCLMEKLGTNYMNVECESALLQIQYFVARDFKLDPQLYRNCKDDAIRFCKAKKTWADLDTAQMDPERGPLILPCLHRYAYPEKEEMRLKPECLQEVKRVMRQRAKSVDLIPEVEDECLDDLAYFCFDKTAKGEEMQCLQDNLEKLQEACKAAVSRYTEEEAAHVELNPIIMSVCGDAMEKHCANVLKTGRDEGDMMECLIGAKNLPDMREDVKCRAAIEHFQIISLKSFHFTYKFKEACRLHVSRFCSKCTTKYEVVACLSEVMRNDTIKEAKHSIPKECRQQVRAQLYQQRENIDFDPKLKAACKEDIARHCPQIPHGSGQVLECLQTHHGDLTEACHHQIFSIKKSELTDSATDYTLLNTCKDMIRQYCHDTEPSKMLHCLKLHKDETLFDDRCHLVVVNRMIEQNLDYRFNPALQTACSKNIAEYCTPIIRNAKQNEELNGKVIDCLKIRFREGKLLPECEKQMTEVLHERALNYKLNPLLQSVCHDEIQVLCSAVSETDTNEDHGAVEECLKQAFIDKKLINRACKVEVAELIQEGKADIYADPLLQRACSVDLLKYCSHIQSGNGRLLKCLEGILQGESKALEDDCKNKLLTRLEMFQNAAAVSSAEVALVGLFKLNRFPLPSSIPSLFHRRKTSISCTTRWLRRPPSTTFCSCCSASSASSSSLGCCVDA; from the exons ATGCACAAAACAACCAGCATGGGTGCGTGCAGTGCGGTAACAATTGTTTGGGCGGTGCTCGTCGCTACCCTTGCTGGGCAGTGCCGCGGAGCGGGAGTGCCCTTGTCCAGTCCGGTGAAGCTGATCGACGAGCCAGCGTGCGCACAGCTGAAAACGCTCTGCCCGAAGAGTGCCTCGACGGCGGAAGACATTAAAGCGCTGGAGTGCGTCCAGTCGCTGCATCCGGAGCAGATCGACAGTCTCGAGCCGGAATGCCAACATATGATCTGGCTGCATACGACGGCCCTGATGGACGATGCGAACCTGAAGCGCTTGATACAGAAAGGGTGCCCGAAGGACTTTCAGCAGTTCCCGTGCTCCCAGAGCGAAGAGCCGGGCCAGTACTTGGCCTGCATCATCGACCATCGAAGCGCGGCGAAAGGCAACGGTTGCATCAACTACATAAAGCGCCTGGAATGGGTGGCCTTCTCCGACTACCGGTTCATTAAGCGGTTCCTTGCGCACTGTACGCGCGACATTGAAGCGCTGGGCTGTGGCCGGGTGGCCGCTGGCAACGATCGGGAAAAGATGTCCCAGGGTGAAACGGTTGCCTGCCTGCAAAGCTCGCTGGACAACCTGAACGAGGAGTGCAAACGGGAAGTGCTCCATCTGTCCGAAGTTCAGTCGGAAGACATTACGCTCGATCGGCAGCTGGATGTGGCGTgcgtgaacgatgccttccgCTTCTGCCAGTCACTCGCACCGGGATCGCCCCAGCTGCTCAAGTGTCTCATGAAGCACCGGAACGATCCGGACATGACGAAAAactgccagcagcagctcctgcGCCGCGATCGGCTCGTGGTACACGACTACAAAGTGTCACGCGGACTTACGCGCGCGTGTAAGGAAGACATCAAGACGTACCGGTGCAGGCGGGGCGTGTCCGACGATAAGGATGTGCGGCTGGCGCAGATCCTGCTCTGCCTCGAGGCGGTACAGAAGAACAGCACCAAGCTGATGCCGGAGTGCGTGGCCGAAATCAACGACCACCGGAAGATGCTGCTGAACGACTACAAACTATCGCCCGAGATATTGACCGGGTGTGAGAATGACATTGAAAAGTTTTGCAGCAACCTGGACGCGGGAGGAAAAACCATCCACTGTCTGATGGAGCACGCCcggttgaagaagaaaaaggacagGCGTGTCACGGACATGTGTCTGCGGGCGCTGGAAACGCTGGTGAAGATTACGGACGTGGGGGAAGATTGGCGCGTTGATCCCGTGCTGCGAAAGGCTTGCAAGCCGGTGGTGGACGTTGCCTGTTCCGACACGGATGGAGGCGATGCCAGGGTAATGTCCTGCTTGATGGAAAAACTGGGCACCAACTACATGAACGTGGAGTGCGAATCGGCACTGCTGCAGATACAGTACTTTGTGGCACGGGACTTTAAGCTAGATCCGCAGCTTTATCG CAACTGCAAGGACGACGCGATCCGGTTTTGTAAAGCGAAAAAGACCTGGGCCGATCTCGACACGGCACAGATGGATCCGGAACGTGGTCCGCTCATACTGCCCTGTCTGCACCGGTACGCGTACCCGGAGAAGGAAGAGATGCGCTTGAAGCCGGAATGCCTGCAAGAGGTGAAGCGCGTCATGCGTCAGCGGGCAAAGTCCGTCGATCTCATACCGGAGGTGGAGGACGAGTGTTTGGACGATTTGGCCTACTTTTGCTTCGACAAAACGGCCAAAGGCGAGGAGATGCAGTGCCTGCAGGACAATCTCGAGAAGCTGCAGGAGGCGTGCAAAGCGGCCGTTTCGCGGTACACCGAAGAGGAAGCCGCTCACGTCGAGCTGAACCCCATCATCATGTCCGTGTGTGGCGATGCGATGGAGAAGCATTGTGCGAACGTGCTGAAAACCGGGCGCGACGAGGGCGACATGATGGAGTGTCTGATCGGGGCGAAGAATCTGCCGGACATGCGCGAAGACGTCAAGTGCCGGGCGGCGATCGAACACTTTCAGATCATCTCGCTCAAAAGCTTCCACTTTACGTACAAGTTCAAGGAGGCGTGCCGGCTGCACGTGTCCCGCTTTTGCAGCAAATGCACCACCAAGTACGAGGTGGTGGCCTGCCTGAGCGAGGTGATGCGCAACGATACGATCAAGGAGGCGAAACATTCCATCCCGAAGGAGTGCCGGCAGCAGGTGCGCGCCCAGCTGTACCAGCAGCGCGAGAACATCGACTTCGATCCGAAGCTGAAGGCCGCCTGCAAGGAGGACATTGCACGCCACTGTCCACAGATACCGCACGGTTCGGGACAG GTGCTGGAGTGCTTGCAAACCCATCACGGCGATCTGACGGAAGCGTGCCATCATCAGATATTTTCCATCAAAAAGTCGGAACTCACGGACAGTGCCACGGACTACACGCTGCTCAACACCTGCAAGGACATGATTCGCCAGTACTGCCACGATACGGAACCCTCCAAGATGCTCCACTGTCTGAAGCTGCACAAGGACGAAACACTGTTCGACGATCGCTGCcatctggtggtggtgaatcGGATGATCGAGCAGAATCTAGACTATCGGTTTAATCCGGCGTTGCAGACGGCGTGCTCGAAGAACATTGCCGAATACTGTACGCCCATCATACGCAACGCCAAGCAGAACGAGGAGCTGAACGGGAAGGTGATCGATTGTTTGAAGATTCGGTTCCGCGAGGGTAAACTGCTGCCGGAGTGTGAAAAGCAGATGACGGAGGTGCTGCACGAACGGGCGCTGAACTATAAGCTTAACCCGCTGCTGCAGAGCGTATGCCACGATGAGATACAGGTGCTGTGCAGTGCCGTTTCCGAGACGGACACGAACGAAGACCATGGAGCAGTCGAGGAGTGTCTGAAGCAGGCGTTCATCGACAAGAAGTTGATTAACCGGGCGTGCAAGGTGGAGGTCGCTGAGCTGATTCAGGAGGGCAAGGCGGACATTTATGCCGATCCGTTGCTGCAGCGGGCTTGCTCGGTAGACTTGCTGAAATACTGCTCCCACATACAAAGCGGCAATGGACGCT TACTTAAATGTTTGGAAGGAATTCTGCAAGGAGAGAGCAAAGCATTGGAGGATGATTGCAAGAACAAGCTGTTGACCCGCTTGGAAATGTTCCAGAATGCTGCTGCGGTAAGTAGTGCGGAGGTGGCCTTGGTAGGCCTTTTCAAACTAAATCGGTTTCCGCTTCCTTCCTCCATTCCCAGTTTGTTCCACCGGCGGAAAACCTCCATCAGCTGTACAACCAGGTGGTTGCGTCGCCCTCCAAGCACTACTTTTTGCTCGTGTTGTTCAGCTTCATCGGCATCATCTTCATCTTTGGGCTGCTGTGTGGACGCGTGA